The Onychomys torridus chromosome 4, mOncTor1.1, whole genome shotgun sequence DNA window CTAAGACAGTttcatatagacacatacacattgcACAATGCTCTATGACAGAATGCCCCAGGGGAAGATTTCCGTTTGGTCCCAACTGTTCTTCACAGATCAGTTCTCAAAGTCGTTGTCCGTGATGACTCAAGTGTATTTCCAGAGAGGGACCCTGAGTCTGTCTTTCTGCTTCACCAGCAAATGCTAGTGGCATCAGGTGGCCTCGGTAATAGACAAGACTCACTTCACATGGCAGCAGTGGCTATGTGTGACTCTTCAATTTGACAACAGATCCCTGGACAAGTCTTTGGGGACTCAGAATGGCAGATGATGTtcttcaaaacaagcaaaccagaCTGTGGCCATTATTCTTTCCAGGGAAGTTACTGACTTTTCAGGGTAGCTTGCTGTTCCCTTGCCAATACaatttctcttccatctttttctttttccagcggCAGAGGAGCAGCATCTTAAAGGTCTTCCTGAAGGTTCTGTTGCAGAGAGCATAGCAGATGGGGTTGACAGTGCTGTTGACATAGCACAACCAGTAACCCAAGTGCCACAAGGTGACAGGGACACACTTGTCACAGAAGGTGGAAACCAGGACCATGATGTTATAAGGGGTCCATGTGATGATGAAGGCCAGGAGAATGGCACTCAAGGTCTGGgctgcttttctctctttgactagGACCATTCTCTTTCGCTTGGTCATTTGATGGCTGAGGTTGGGATCCAGGCCTCTTGTTGAAGGGTCCTTGGACACCGGGAAGGTACAGGGCATGATTTTCACCTTGCGACAGCCATTGTTCGCCTCCTGGGTCCCGTCAGCTTTTACCACCAATTGGAACTTATAGGCAACACACTTCTGACTCTTGAGTCTGTGAGCAGCAGCCGGAGACAGGAAGTATTTGGGAGTGTCATAGTCATTGTTTTCAGTCTGTGCGGTCACAAACGTGTCCTTCGTCTCTTTGGTGCTGAATTCCTTCCTCGGGCTTTCCTTAGACTGATTCTTGTAGACCACTTGGAAGACAGGGTCAGTGGTGGGCTTGGCCTCATCCTCTGAGGAGGGGTAGCTGCTACAGGTAGTGACTTGCTCAGTCTTGTCCCAGTCAACACTTAGGCCTGTGGCCTGGTCTGTCTTTCCTGTTGTTGAAGTTCTTCTGCGGGAGGATGACCAGGAGGCTTGATTTCTTTCCCGCTGGGCCAGGCTGGGTCTAGGGCAGCTGAAGAAAGATCTGAGCAGGGCCCTGTGAGCCGGCTTTCTCTTCTTGGCTTCTGCCACAGAATCAGAACCCTGGAGGTCAGCCAGGTCCTTGgttctcttctctgtttcccgGTAGATCCGGCAGTAGAGAATGGTCATGACAGAGACAGGGATGTAGAAGGCGGCGATGGCCGTGCCGAAAGTAATGGTGGGCTCCGAGAGGAATTGGATCTGGCACTCCTCAGGGGGTACTGTCCGCTTCCCAACCAAGTACTGCCAGCAAAGGATTGCTGGTGCCCAGAGGATGAAGGAGATCAGCCAGGCCAAGCCAATCATGATGCCAGCCCTCTTTGGGGTACGCTTGGCCCGGTATGTCAGTGGTCTTGTGATGGAAAAGTAACGGTCAAAGCTAATCACCAGAAGGTTCATGACAGAAGCGTTGCTGGCGACATAGTCTAACGCAAGCCAAAGGTCACAAGCCAGACTCCCGAGAACCCAGCGTCCCATGAGGATGTAGGTCGTGTAGAGGTTCATGGAGAAGATTCCAATGATGAGGTCTGCACAGGCCAAGCTGAGCAGGTAATAGTTGTTAACTGTCTTGAGCTGACTGTTGACTTTGAAGGAGACCATGACCAAGACATTGCCCACAATGGTCATCAGGCTGACCACAGCAGTCACAGCTGCAATAGTGATGACTTCCCACAGCCCATGGCGTTCCACAGCCTGGTGATCTACTGGGGTGTCGTTGGCTGTGGTTTCATTGTGGTAAGATTGCCCCTCCATCCTGGTTCAAGAAGTTACATTTGGATTTAGTCTGAGGTTTGGAGCTGTTCACTGTGCTACCTCCTCTCTTCTCGGCCAGGATCTGGAAGAGATATCAACAGGTCAGCTCCACTCATCACACTTCTGtatgattttcttttccattttgggtTCATCATT harbors:
- the Chrm5 gene encoding muscarinic acetylcholine receptor M5, which encodes MEGQSYHNETTANDTPVDHQAVERHGLWEVITIAAVTAVVSLMTIVGNVLVMVSFKVNSQLKTVNNYYLLSLACADLIIGIFSMNLYTTYILMGRWVLGSLACDLWLALDYVASNASVMNLLVISFDRYFSITRPLTYRAKRTPKRAGIMIGLAWLISFILWAPAILCWQYLVGKRTVPPEECQIQFLSEPTITFGTAIAAFYIPVSVMTILYCRIYRETEKRTKDLADLQGSDSVAEAKKRKPAHRALLRSFFSCPRPSLAQRERNQASWSSSRRRTSTTGKTDQATGLSVDWDKTEQVTTCSSYPSSEDEAKPTTDPVFQVVYKNQSKESPRKEFSTKETKDTFVTAQTENNDYDTPKYFLSPAAAHRLKSQKCVAYKFQLVVKADGTQEANNGCRKVKIMPCTFPVSKDPSTRGLDPNLSHQMTKRKRMVLVKERKAAQTLSAILLAFIITWTPYNIMVLVSTFCDKCVPVTLWHLGYWLCYVNSTVNPICYALCNRTFRKTFKMLLLCRWKKKKMEEKLYWQGNSKLP